The Methanobrevibacter olleyae genome contains a region encoding:
- a CDS encoding bifunctional 5,6,7,8-tetrahydromethanopterin hydro-lyase/3-hexulose-6-phosphate synthase gives MFIGEALIGDGDELAHVDLLIGEKDGPVGNAFANGLSQLSVGHTPLLSVIRPNLMTKPATIIIPKVTVSDMDDASKIFGPAQTAVGRAVADCVEEGIIPKEKAEDWVINASVFISPDAKDYRKIYQYNYAATKLAIKRALDGYPDMDKVLYEKDRGTHAIMGFKAIKLYEPPYLQVALDLDNLELMERIINQLPNRERILLEAGTPLVKKFGVGVVSKIRELAPSAFIIADLKTLDVGRVEVKMAADETADAVAISGLGTIESIEKAIHETKKQGIYSILDMMNVDNFTDKLAKINKDLLPDIVLLHRNVDLESKLRAEGKNLDDVSAWGNIKEIKEISGAKVAVAGGVTPEKAEEAFEKGADIIIAGRYIIGSGNPRRAAEDFLAHMPVDPNHMRVVMEDDEQI, from the coding sequence ATGTTTATAGGAGAAGCTCTCATTGGAGACGGAGACGAATTAGCACATGTTGATTTACTTATTGGTGAAAAAGATGGTCCTGTAGGAAATGCTTTTGCTAATGGATTAAGCCAATTATCTGTTGGACACACTCCATTACTTAGTGTAATTAGACCTAACTTAATGACCAAACCAGCTACCATAATTATTCCTAAAGTAACTGTTAGTGATATGGATGATGCAAGTAAAATATTTGGACCAGCTCAAACTGCAGTAGGTAGAGCTGTAGCTGATTGTGTGGAAGAAGGAATTATTCCTAAAGAGAAAGCTGAAGATTGGGTAATTAATGCTAGTGTGTTTATTAGTCCAGATGCTAAAGATTACAGAAAAATTTACCAATACAACTATGCTGCAACTAAATTAGCAATTAAAAGAGCATTAGATGGATACCCAGATATGGATAAAGTATTATATGAAAAAGATCGTGGAACCCATGCAATTATGGGATTCAAAGCTATCAAACTCTACGAACCACCTTACTTACAAGTTGCTCTTGACCTTGATAACTTAGAACTTATGGAAAGAATTATTAATCAACTTCCTAACAGAGAAAGAATCCTCCTTGAAGCAGGAACTCCTCTTGTTAAAAAATTCGGTGTTGGCGTAGTAAGTAAAATTAGAGAGTTGGCTCCAAGTGCATTCATTATTGCAGATTTAAAAACTTTAGATGTTGGAAGAGTTGAAGTTAAAATGGCTGCAGATGAAACTGCTGATGCAGTAGCAATTTCCGGTCTCGGCACTATTGAATCAATTGAAAAAGCAATTCACGAAACTAAAAAACAAGGTATTTACTCTATCCTCGATATGATGAATGTAGATAACTTTACTGATAAATTAGCAAAAATCAATAAAGATTTATTGCCAGATATCGTTCTTCTTCACAGAAATGTTGACTTAGAAAGTAAACTTAGAGCAGAAGGTAAAAACCTTGATGATGTAAGTGCTTGGGGTAACATTAAAGAAATTAAAGAAATTAGTGGTGCTAAGGTTGCTGTAGCTGGAGGAGTAACTCCTGAAAAAGCAGAAGAAGCATTTGAAAAAGGTGCAGATATCATCATCGCAGGAAGATACATCATTGGTTCTGGCAACCCAAGAAGAGCTGCAGAAGACTTCTTAGCTCATATGCCTGTAGATCCAAACCACATGAGAGTAGTAATGGAAGATGATGAACAAATTTAA
- a CDS encoding ABC transporter permease/substrate-binding protein → MLEELISLFINKSDFFLELTIEHLEISIISIALAIIIGLGLGITVSEYPRNKWILTIVNLIYTIPSIALFGFLIPVAGVGDTNAIIALTIYGLLPMVRNTNTGIKTIDPEIIEAAKGMGSTDRQILFKIKLPLALPHIMSAIRNMTVMTIALTGIASFIGAGGLGVAIYRGITTNNMSLVLAGSVLISILAVGVDFILSFIEKVTAVGPSRKKFLNFFKNKKVIAIIIIIIVAISAYEIYEDYGHETINVASKSYTEQYILGYMLEELIEHDTNYHVEYSSGISGGSFTIQGGMQNEEFDMYSEYTGVGWMSVLNNGGVYNESMFNNLKEEFKNRYNETWLDSYGFYNNYAIAVPNDLAEEYNLKSISDLSAISSQLSFGAESDFFSRADGYDNLSKVYGLKFRETMDLDVSLKYDAVEQGKIDVVEVYTTDGRLYNSNLTILEDDKHFFPSYYCCPVIRQETLEEHPDLIPVLNKLSGKITVDEMIHMNYEVDVENKDPKTVAHEFLLSKGLV, encoded by the coding sequence ATCTTAGAAGAATTAATATCATTGTTTATAAATAAATCTGATTTTTTCTTAGAATTAACTATTGAACACTTAGAAATTTCAATAATTTCAATAGCACTTGCTATTATAATTGGTCTTGGTCTTGGTATTACTGTAAGTGAATATCCTAGAAATAAATGGATTTTAACTATTGTTAATCTAATTTACACTATCCCTTCAATTGCATTATTTGGTTTTCTAATTCCAGTAGCTGGTGTTGGTGATACTAATGCAATCATAGCCCTTACAATTTATGGTCTTTTACCAATGGTAAGAAATACCAATACTGGTATTAAAACTATTGATCCAGAAATCATTGAGGCAGCTAAGGGTATGGGTAGTACTGATAGACAGATTTTGTTTAAAATTAAATTACCACTAGCTTTACCCCATATAATGTCTGCTATTCGTAATATGACCGTTATGACTATTGCTCTAACAGGTATTGCATCATTTATTGGAGCAGGTGGTCTAGGTGTAGCTATCTATAGAGGAATTACTACAAATAATATGTCACTTGTATTAGCAGGAAGTGTTTTAATTTCCATACTTGCAGTTGGAGTAGATTTTATTCTATCATTTATTGAAAAAGTAACTGCAGTAGGTCCTTCTAGAAAAAAATTCCTAAATTTCTTTAAAAACAAGAAGGTTATTGCAATTATCATAATCATCATAGTAGCTATTAGTGCATATGAAATTTATGAAGATTATGGTCATGAAACTATAAATGTTGCATCTAAATCCTATACTGAACAATACATACTAGGATATATGCTAGAGGAATTAATTGAACATGATACTAACTACCATGTAGAGTATAGTAGTGGTATCTCTGGAGGATCATTTACGATACAGGGAGGTATGCAGAATGAGGAATTTGACATGTACTCAGAATATACAGGTGTTGGATGGATGAGTGTACTGAACAATGGTGGAGTTTATAATGAATCCATGTTTAACAATTTAAAAGAAGAATTCAAGAATAGATATAATGAAACTTGGCTAGATTCATATGGATTCTATAATAACTATGCAATTGCAGTACCTAATGATCTTGCAGAGGAATATAATCTTAAAAGTATTTCAGATCTATCAGCAATATCTAGTCAATTAAGCTTTGGTGCTGAATCAGATTTCTTTTCAAGGGCAGATGGATATGATAATCTATCAAAAGTTTATGGACTAAAATTCAGGGAAACTATGGATTTAGATGTAAGTCTTAAATATGATGCTGTTGAACAAGGAAAAATTGATGTTGTAGAGGTTTACACTACTGATGGAAGATTATATAACTCAAATCTAACTATACTAGAAGATGACAAACATTTCTTCCCTTCATATTACTGTTGTCCAGTAATTCGTCAAGAAACTCTAGAAGAACATCCAGATTTAATTCCAGTACTTAATAAATTAAGTGGAAAAATCACAGTAGATGAGATGATACACATGAATTATGAAGTAGATGTGGAGAATAAAGATCCTAAGACTGTTGCTCATGAATTCTTACTATCAAAAGGACTAGTCTAG
- a CDS encoding zinc ribbon domain-containing protein — translation MAFCNSCGKPMGRNDYGTNEDGSQNEDYCKDCFQNGEFTEPDITVNEMIIRYAQRMLKKNPDLREEEATGILCNFLPNLKRWNPNPDDEIENDEEEIGYRGHMR, via the coding sequence ATGGCATTTTGTAATTCTTGTGGTAAGCCTATGGGAAGAAATGATTATGGAACTAACGAGGACGGTAGTCAAAATGAAGACTATTGTAAAGATTGTTTCCAAAATGGAGAGTTTACAGAGCCAGATATAACTGTAAATGAAATGATTATCAGATATGCACAAAGAATGCTTAAAAAAAATCCGGATTTGCGTGAAGAAGAAGCAACAGGAATTCTTTGTAACTTTTTACCTAATTTAAAAAGATGGAATCCGAATCCTGATGATGAAATTGAGAATGATGAAGAAGAGATAGGTTACAGAGGACATATGAGATAA
- a CDS encoding ATP-binding cassette domain-containing protein, giving the protein MTDNIIEFHNICKSYNGNEVISNLNLNIERGDFLTVIGSSGGGKTTMLKMINRLINPSSGKIIINGKNIEDIDAVNLRRKIGYSIQGNMLFPHLTVAENVYYVPDLIREDEKKGSDNNIESKETYIKNKQEKLSHLMNEVGLDDSYLKRFPHELSGGQQQRVGIARAIAAEPNLLLMDEPFGAIDEITRNQLQKQLKQIHDKEQQTIIFVTHNISEALFLGKHVLVINDGKINQYGTPEDILNKPATEFVEKLCERAKILKKELDLN; this is encoded by the coding sequence ATGACTGATAATATAATTGAATTTCATAATATTTGTAAATCATATAATGGTAATGAAGTTATTTCCAATTTAAATCTAAATATTGAAAGGGGAGATTTTCTAACAGTTATTGGTAGTTCTGGCGGTGGTAAAACAACCATGCTTAAGATGATTAATCGTCTTATAAATCCTAGCTCTGGTAAAATTATTATCAATGGAAAAAACATAGAAGATATTGATGCTGTAAATCTAAGACGTAAAATTGGATATTCTATCCAAGGAAACATGCTCTTTCCACATCTTACAGTAGCAGAAAATGTTTACTATGTTCCTGACTTAATTCGTGAAGATGAAAAAAAGGGAAGTGATAATAATATAGAAAGTAAGGAAACTTATATTAAAAATAAACAAGAAAAACTTTCCCATTTAATGAATGAAGTAGGCTTGGATGATTCTTATCTTAAGAGATTTCCACATGAATTATCTGGTGGCCAACAACAAAGAGTTGGTATTGCAAGGGCAATAGCTGCAGAACCTAATTTATTACTTATGGATGAACCATTTGGTGCTATTGATGAAATTACACGTAATCAACTACAAAAACAATTAAAACAAATACATGACAAAGAACAACAAACAATTATCTTTGTAACTCACAATATAAGTGAAGCACTTTTTTTAGGTAAACATGTTCTAGTAATTAATGATGGGAAAATAAATCAATATGGTACACCAGAAGATATTTTAAATAAACCAGCAACTGAATTTGTGGAAAAACTCTGTGAAAGAGCAAAAATACTTAAAAAGGAATTGGATCTTAACTAG
- a CDS encoding YeiH family protein has protein sequence MLNLSKNTLYGLIICSIIAIPSFLLGNLFPIIGGPIIAIILGMIIAIFWRDKGNLEEGINFTSKYILQLAVVFLGFGLNLGAIVATGIQSLPIIIGTIFIALILAYIMMKILKLERNTGILIGVGSSICGGSAIAATAPVIGAKDEEVAQSISIIFFFNVVAAIIFPMLGRILGFSTLNGDAFGIFSGTAINDTSSVTAAAATWDNMWGLGSSTLDKATTVKLTRTLAIIPITLVLSYVIGKKDNNNGDNNRDNEGNESEGFSLKRAFPTFVAFFILASIITTIAVALGVDSNLFIPMKELSKFLIVMAMLAIGLNSDIVKIVKTGGKPLLIGGTCWISITILSLILQHLLGIW, from the coding sequence ATGCTAAATTTAAGTAAAAATACTTTATATGGATTAATAATTTGTTCTATAATTGCAATTCCTTCATTTTTATTAGGTAATTTGTTCCCAATAATAGGGGGACCTATCATTGCAATCATACTTGGAATGATTATAGCAATCTTTTGGAGAGATAAGGGAAATCTAGAAGAAGGAATCAACTTTACATCTAAGTATATTCTTCAATTAGCGGTTGTATTTTTAGGTTTTGGACTTAATTTAGGTGCTATTGTTGCAACAGGAATTCAATCCCTCCCAATTATTATAGGTACAATATTTATAGCTCTTATTCTTGCATATATAATGATGAAAATCCTAAAATTAGAGAGAAATACAGGAATTTTAATTGGTGTTGGATCCTCTATTTGCGGAGGTTCTGCAATTGCTGCAACTGCTCCTGTAATTGGTGCAAAGGATGAAGAAGTAGCACAATCTATTTCAATAATCTTTTTCTTCAATGTAGTTGCAGCTATTATTTTCCCAATGCTTGGTAGAATACTTGGTTTTTCAACTTTAAATGGAGATGCATTTGGTATCTTTTCAGGGACAGCTATTAATGATACATCATCTGTAACAGCAGCAGCTGCAACATGGGATAATATGTGGGGACTTGGTAGTTCTACACTTGATAAGGCCACAACAGTTAAATTAACAAGAACATTAGCTATTATTCCAATAACACTTGTTTTATCTTATGTTATTGGTAAAAAAGATAATAATAATGGAGATAATAATAGAGATAATGAGGGTAATGAAAGTGAAGGATTTAGTTTAAAAAGAGCTTTTCCAACATTTGTAGCATTTTTTATTTTAGCATCTATAATAACAACAATAGCAGTTGCTTTAGGAGTAGATTCTAATTTATTTATTCCTATGAAAGAATTAAGTAAATTTTTAATTGTGATGGCAATGCTTGCTATAGGATTAAATAGTGATATTGTAAAAATTGTTAAAACTGGAGGAAAACCCTTATTAATTGGTGGAACTTGTTGGATATCAATAACTATTCTAAGTTTAATTCTACAACATTTATTAGGTATTTGGTAA